The Buchnera aphidicola (Microlophium carnosum) sequence CATACCTATTTCATTTTGACAATTGATATATTTATTAGATAAAGATAAATATACAGAAGTAATTTGACAATCTGCCATAATTTCAGCTTGATTGATAGACTCTCGTATGCATGACACTATAGATTCTAAATCATTAATTCTTCCTCTATCTATTCCTCTAGACGAACAGGTTCCGAATCCAATAATTTTAATCGTATCATCTATTAGTACTTCTCCTACCAAAGTTACAACTTTAGTAGTACCAATTTCTAATCCTACTACTAATTTTCTGTCTTTCGATATGATCATTTATTTTTTAGCCTGTACTTTATTTCTTTGGTTATTTCTTTTTTTTCGATAAACTAATTTTTGATTTTGTTACATTTATGTTACAATAAAATTTAATTTAAAAAATCTATTGTTCTATTTTTTATCTGTAAACAATACATCAAACAATATTAATATTTTTAAAAAAATATAGAAAATTCTATTTGATATTAGATTCAAATAAATTTTAATTATTCATGTTTAAATTCAATAATACTAGTTCATCAAATGATATTCCTATTTCTTTTGCAGATATGGGCACCAAACTTCTATTTGTCATTCCAGGTATAGTATTTACTTCTAATAACCAAAATTTATTCTCTTTATCTAATATAACATCAATTCTTCCACATCCACTGCATCCCAGTATATTCCATGCTAATTTTGCTATTTTTTTTAGTTTTGTTTCTTGGATTGTATTTAATCCACTAGGACACAAGTATTTAGTAGAAGAAGATATATATTTAGCATTATAATCATAAAAATTATTCTTTGTATCAATATAAATAGAAGGGAGTACTTTTTTACCTAGAATAGATACTGTATATTCTTTTCCTTGTATAAATTTTTCAATCAGAATATTATTATCGTAATTAAAAGCTATATTTATAGCATTCTTAAGTTGATCAAGATGAGATACGATTGTTATACCTATACTTGATCCTTGATTATTTGGCTTGACTAAAACAGGAAATCCTAATTTTAATGTTTTTTTTTCTATAATGTTATATAAAAATGCAATGTTTTTTTTTTTGAAATATAAAAATCAGGTGCTGTTAACAGACCGCAAGATTTCCATAATAGTTTAGTTCTAAATTTATCTATGGAGATTGAAGAAGCCATAATTCCACTACCTGTGTAAGGAATATTTAAATATTCAAGAACTCCTTGAATACTACCGTCTTCACCACCCTTCCCATGTAATGAAATGTATGCTTTATCAAAATCTTCTTGTCGTAATTGTGTTATAGAATAATCACGTGTATCAATTGGATATGCATTAAGTCCAGATTTTAATAGACTTTTAAGAACAGCATATCCTGATTTTATTGAAATTTTTCTTTCAGAAGATATCCCACCTAATAAAACTGCTATTTTTTTATTCATACTGTCACTTTTTTATTTTTTTAATTAATGTTTCATGTATGATCGTATCTATATTTCCAGCTCCTTGTATTAAAATAATATCATTTCCATTTAATTTAGACACAATAGTTTCTAATATTGTATTATGATCAGAAATTAAAATTACATCAGTTTTTCCTAATTTTTTTATATCATTAAAAAGTGAAAGACTATCTGCTCCAACAATAAATTGTTCGTTTGCAGAGTATACATTTAATATTAAGAGAAGATCAACCTGAGACAAAATTTGAATAAAATCATGATATAAATTATATGTTCTTGTATATCGATGTGGCTGAAATATCATGATTAAGTTTTTATGTGGCCAACTAATTCGTACTGTGTGAATAGTTTCATATAATGCTGTAGGATGATGCCCATAATCGTCTATTAACATACAATTTATACTATTATTAATATGTTTCTCCATTGAAAGAAATCCAAGAAATTCAAATCTTCTACAAGTGCCCTGAAATTTTTCTAATGATAAAATAATATTATGATTTTTTACACCCTGGTTTATTGCAAGGGCAATAGCTGCAGCTGCATTTAATGCATTATGTTTACCAGGTATATTTAATGTTATATTTAATTTTTTTTTATTTTTAACAATTATTTGAAAATTCCCAAAAAAATAATTTTGTTCGTAGCAAAAAATTCGGACATCAGCATTTTTATTAAAGCCATATGTAATTACCTTACATTTTATATTAGGTAAAATATTACAAATAGCGCTATTATCTATACATACTATAGCAGTTCCATGCAATGGAATTTTATTCAAAAAAACTAGAAAAGTGCATTTCAATTGTTTAAAATCATTATTATAATAATCCATATGATCAGGTTCAATATTAGTTACAATCACTATCTTGGGATTTAAATATAAAAAAGAAGCATCACTTTCATCTGCTTCTACAATAAAATAATCAGAAGAGCCTAATTGTGCATAAGAATCAATTGATTTTATTAATCCTCCATTAATTAAAGTCGGCCGTAGACCACTTTCGATAAAAATATCTGAAATCATTGATGTAGTAGTAGTTTTTCCATGTGTACCAGAAATTGCTATTCCAAATTTAAAACTCATCAATATTGCAAGCATTTCTGCTCTTAATAATATAGGAATATTATATTTTTTAGCAGCAATAATTTCTTTATTTTTTGATGAGATAGAACTAGATTTAATAATAAAATCAACATTTTTAATGTTTTTTGTAGAATGTTGAAAATATATAATTGCGCCTAAACTAATTAATTTTTTTGTAATTACACTTTCTAACAAATCAGATCCGCTGATTTTATATCCTAATTTTAATAGAATTAAAGCAATCCCTACCATCCCGGAACCACCGATTCCAATAAGATGGATGTTTTTATTTTTTTTTTCTGAAATAAAAAAATTAATTTTTTTTATATCTTTTATATTCATACTTTTTATCTTAATTTATTTAAATATGTGATATTTATATTTTTTTAACAATCTTATTGATAACATTAAAAACGTTTAACATTGCATTACGAGTACCGAGAGTAAACGCTTTTTCTGCCATAATTAAAAGTTGATCTCTATTTAGGGAATCAAGTATATTAACTATTAATGTAGTATTAAAATTTGATTGATCAATTATTTTTGCAGCACCAATTAATTCTAAATCTTCTGCATTTCGATGTTGCTGTTTATCTTTATGTGGATATGGTATAAAGATAGCAGCTATTCCTACAATAGATATTTCACTTACAGTCAACGCTCCAGAACGACAAATAATTATATCGGCCCATTCATATGCAGCAGCGATATTTTTTATAAAGCAAGTAGTTATGCATTTATTTAATTGGAATTCTTGATATTTTTTTTTTGTTTTTTCTAATTCATAACTCCCTGTTTGATGCCAGAGAATAATTTTTTCTTTTAATAAAAAAGCTACTTCAGGTAATATACAATTTAAAATTGAAGATCCTTGACTGCCACCAATAACTAATACTCGTAAAAGACCTTCTCTATTTGCAAAACGATCAACAGGAGGAGGAATGTTGATAATACTTTTACAAACTGGATTTCCAACTACTTCTGCATTTTTTAAAACACCAGGATACGCTTGCATATTTTTTATAGATATTTTAGATAACCATTGATTGGTTATTCCTGCAATTTTATTTTGTTCATGTAAAATAAATGGAATTTTACAACTCCAAGCAGCGATTCCTCCTGGACCAGATACATATCCTCCCATTCCTAATATGATGTCTGGAGACCATTTTTTTATTATTTTTTTAACATCGTAATAAGCACGTAATATATATATTGGTGCAATAATTATATTTTTTAAGCTAGCATTACGTAATCCTTTAATTTTTATATAATGAATTTTAATACCAGATTTAGGTATAATTTTAGATTCTATGCTATTTTTTATTCCTATCCAATTAACACGCCATCCTTTTTGAATTAAATAACGTGCTATAGTTAGTCCTGGAAAAACATGGCCACCACTTCCTCCGGCCATAATTATTATTTTTTTAGGAATCATTTAGGTCCTCTAGGAAATGCTTGATATGTTCTTAATCTTGTTTCAAAATCGATTCTTAATAAAAAAAAAATAGCTATTGAATTTATAATCAAACTTGATCCACCATAACTAATAAATGGTAAAGTTAATCCTTTAGTTGGTAAAATACCAGTAACAGCACCCACATTAATTAATGTTTGAAAGCTAAACCAAATACCAATAGAACATGCTAAAAATCCTGGAAAAATTTGTTTTTGTTCTAATGCTTTCTGTCCAATATACATAGCACGCAAAGAAAGCGTGAAAATTATTAATAATATTAAAAAAGAACCAAGATAACCTAACTCTTCGCCTATAATAGAAAATATAAAATCACTATGTGCGTCAGGTAAATAATTTAGTTTTTGTATTGAATTACCTAATCCCTGTCCTAGAAAATTTCCACGACCTAATGCCATTAATGATTGTGTTAATTGATATCCATTCCCAAATGGATCTTCCCAAGGATTCCAAAAAGATAAGACTCTTTTCATACGATAAGGTTCTAATAATATTAATAAAATTACTATTAATAAGCTAACAGTAATAATTATAAAAAATTGACCTATTTTAGCACCAGAAAGAAATAAAATTGATAATGTAGTAAAAAATAGAACAACAACACTTCCTAAATCAGGTTCTGCTAATAGAAGTATTGATTGTATTATAATAATACTCATAGGTTTAAAAAAACCCCAGAAATTATTACGTACTTCATTAAATTTTCGTGATAAATAACTAGATATATAACAAAAAGAAGAAATTTTACATATTTCAGAAGGTTGTATATGTAAGAAACCTATATTGATCCATCGAAAAGATCCATGTATTGAATGACCTACTAGCAATACAAAAATTAATAACGCAATTGAAACTATTAATATTATATTACTGTTTTTTTCCCAAAAAATAATTGGTGTACGTAAAAAAATAAAAGATAATAAAAATATTAAAAAAAAATAAAAAATTTCTCTTTTTATAAAAAAAAATGGATTATGATATATATTTTGACTTATAGGAATTGATGCAGATATAACCATAATTAAACCAATAGAAAATAAACTTAAAGTTAACCATACTAATATACGATCATACAATATAAAAAAAGAATCTTTTTTATCATCGACTATTTCTATATTGTTTTTGTTTTTTACATGTTTTTTTTCTAAATATATCAAGTGATTTTTTTGGTTAATCTTATAAAAAGATCACCCCTCTCCTCAAAGTTAGAAAACTGATCTAAACTACTACAACCAGGAGATAAAAGTACTGTATCACCTGACTTAACTTGTTTTGCAATCAATATCATTGCTCTTTTTAAATCTTTAACATAAATAGATTTTTTTCTACATATTTTTGATAATTTAATTCCATCTTTTCCAAAACAGTAAATTTTTATTTTGAGCTTATGAAAATATATTTTCAACATATTAAAATTTGCAGATTTGCTATCTCCACCTAGTAATAATCGTATTGTCCCGGTCGTTTTTATAGAATTCAAAGCCGCTTTGGTACTATTTACATTTGTAGATTTAGAATCATTTATCCAATCTATCCCTTTTTTGCTTGTTATTATTTGACATCGATGTGGTAAGTTTGAAAAGTTTTTCAGTGTATTTATTGAGTCATTTCTAGAAAATTTCATTGCATCCGAAATAGCGATCGAGACTAATATATTGTTATAATTATGATTACCAGATAACAATATTTCATTAGTATTTAATATTTTGTTATTTTTATAACACAAAATAGTATCGTTATTTTTAGAAGAAATATAATAATCACTTTTTTTTGTGCCAAAACTAATCCAATTTTGTCCTTTATTATGAATAGTGTTGTTTAATTTATCTTTTGAATTGATTATGCAAATTTCTGCTTGACTATATATAGATGTTTTAGTTTTTTTATACTGTTGGAATCCTTGTGGATATCGATTAATATGATCTTCACTAATATTAAGAATAACCGCTATTTTTGATTTTAAAGTAAAAGTATTTTCTAGTTGAAAACTAGATAGTTCTATGATGTATAAATCAGATTGTTTATCAAGCATTTTTAATACAGGAAAACCAATGTTTCCACCTAAAGAAATTTTATAACCTGCATTTTTTGCAATTTTTGCAATCATTGTAGCTACAGTGCTTTTTCCATTAGTTCCTGTAATTGAAATAACCGGAGAAGTTACTTCTCTAGCAAATAATTCAATATCGCTAATAATTTCAATTCCTAGTAAACGTGCCTTAATTAAAATAGGTCGAAATGAAGAAATTCCTGGGCTTATTATAATTAAATCTGATTCTAAAATCCATGTATGTTCTAAACTTCCTAAACTATATTCAATGTTTTTAGGAATTTGTATCAAATGTATAGGATATTTAGACTCATCAATGATTTTAGGTCTAATGCCTTTTTTTAAAAAGAAATTAAGACACGATATTCCTGTTAACCCCATACCCAAGATTAATATTTTTTTACCAAAATAATTATATGACATTAACATACCTGTAAAGAAATAAGACCTATTAATAGTAATATTAATGATACAATCCAGAACCTTATAACAATTAAAGGTTCTAGTATTCCTTTAAGTTCATAATGGTGATGAATTGGCGCCATTTTTAAAATTCTTTTTTTTCTAATTTTAAATGATATAATTTGTAAAATAACAGATATTGTTTCAAAAACAAAAATACCACCCATAATAATTAGCAATAACTCTTGATGCAATAATATTGCTATAGTTCCTAAAGCTCCACCTAGTGAAAGGGAACCAACATCTCCCATAAACACCTTAGCTGGATAGCTATTAAACCATAAAAAACCTAATCCTGAACCAATAATTGCCATACATAATATAGCTAGCTCTCCTGAATTTTCTACATAATGAACATGTAGAAAATTAGAACTGTTTATATTTCCACTAAATAAAGATATTAATGTAAAACCAATAGTTAAAAAAATAACAGGCATAATCGATAAACCATCTAATCCATCTGTTAGATTAACTGCATTACTGGTACCAACTATTACAAAATAAGCAAGAAATATATATAGATAATTTATTTCAAAAGAATTTTTTATATAAAAAGGAATAATTAATTCAGTAGAAATAATATTTTTATTATAAATATTTATTAAATAAATAAGTCCAAAAGCAAGAATAGATAACCAAAAATATTTCCATTTTAATGTTAATCCTTTAGAATTTTTATATTTAATTTTTTTGTAGTCATCTATTATACCTATTCCACCATATCCTATTAAAACACTAATAACATACCAAATATAAATATTAGATAAATTACAATATAAAATTGTTGAAACAAATATAGAAAAAATTATAAAAATTCCACCCATAGTAGGTATATTATTTTTTAAATGGTGTGTTCTTGGTCCATTTTTTCGTATTATTTGATATTTTTGTAATTTTTTAAGGTAATATATAAAATATGGGCCAATATATAAATTAATAAAAAAAGAAGTTAATAAACTCAATATTGCACGATACGGAATATAAGAAATAGTATTTAAATTACAATTGAAGTATTTATTGCAAAAAATTAACATTTTTTTTACTCTCTTTGACAAGTTTTTCTACTACTTCTTCCATTTTTGTACTACGAGATCCTTTCACTAATATTGTTATTTTTTTTTTCTTTAAAAAAAAATTTTTTAAATGCTCAATTAAGTTGTTTTTATTGTAAAAATGTTTTCCATTATTAAAAATTTGGGTAATTTCTTTACTTATATTACCAATGCTAAAAATTTTATTAATTTTAGATAAATTAGCAGTATTTCCTATCATTTTGTGATACAAAATACTTTTCTCTCCCAATTCTGCCATATCTCCAGTAACTAATATTTTATAACCAGGC is a genomic window containing:
- a CDS encoding UDP-N-acetylmuramate--L-alanine ligase, with the translated sequence MNIKDIKKINFFISEKKNKNIHLIGIGGSGMVGIALILLKLGYKISGSDLLESVITKKLISLGAIIYFQHSTKNIKNVDFIIKSSSISSKNKEIIAAKKYNIPILLRAEMLAILMSFKFGIAISGTHGKTTTTSMISDIFIESGLRPTLINGGLIKSIDSYAQLGSSDYFIVEADESDASFLYLNPKIVIVTNIEPDHMDYYNNDFKQLKCTFLVFLNKIPLHGTAIVCIDNSAICNILPNIKCKVITYGFNKNADVRIFCYEQNYFFGNFQIIVKNKKKLNITLNIPGKHNALNAAAAIALAINQGVKNHNIILSLEKFQGTCRRFEFLGFLSMEKHINNSINCMLIDDYGHHPTALYETIHTVRISWPHKNLIMIFQPHRYTRTYNLYHDFIQILSQVDLLLILNVYSANEQFIVGADSLSLFNDIKKLGKTDVILISDHNTILETIVSKLNGNDIILIQGAGNIDTIIHETLIKKIKK
- the murG gene encoding undecaprenyldiphospho-muramoylpentapeptide beta-N-acetylglucosaminyltransferase — protein: MIPKKIIIMAGGSGGHVFPGLTIARYLIQKGWRVNWIGIKNSIESKIIPKSGIKIHYIKIKGLRNASLKNIIIAPIYILRAYYDVKKIIKKWSPDIILGMGGYVSGPGGIAAWSCKIPFILHEQNKIAGITNQWLSKISIKNMQAYPGVLKNAEVVGNPVCKSIINIPPPVDRFANREGLLRVLVIGGSQGSSILNCILPEVAFLLKEKIILWHQTGSYELEKTKKKYQEFQLNKCITTCFIKNIAAAYEWADIIICRSGALTVSEISIVGIAAIFIPYPHKDKQQHRNAEDLELIGAAKIIDQSNFNTTLIVNILDSLNRDQLLIMAEKAFTLGTRNAMLNVFNVINKIVKKI
- the ftsW gene encoding cell division protein FtsW; translation: MIYLEKKHVKNKNNIEIVDDKKDSFFILYDRILVWLTLSLFSIGLIMVISASIPISQNIYHNPFFFIKREIFYFFLIFLLSFIFLRTPIIFWEKNSNIILIVSIALLIFVLLVGHSIHGSFRWINIGFLHIQPSEICKISSFCYISSYLSRKFNEVRNNFWGFFKPMSIIIIQSILLLAEPDLGSVVVLFFTTLSILFLSGAKIGQFFIIITVSLLIVILLILLEPYRMKRVLSFWNPWEDPFGNGYQLTQSLMALGRGNFLGQGLGNSIQKLNYLPDAHSDFIFSIIGEELGYLGSFLILLIIFTLSLRAMYIGQKALEQKQIFPGFLACSIGIWFSFQTLINVGAVTGILPTKGLTLPFISYGGSSLIINSIAIFFLLRIDFETRLRTYQAFPRGPK
- the murD gene encoding UDP-N-acetylmuramoyl-L-alanine--D-glutamate ligase; protein product: MSYNYFGKKILILGMGLTGISCLNFFLKKGIRPKIIDESKYPIHLIQIPKNIEYSLGSLEHTWILESDLIIISPGISSFRPILIKARLLGIEIISDIELFAREVTSPVISITGTNGKSTVATMIAKIAKNAGYKISLGGNIGFPVLKMLDKQSDLYIIELSSFQLENTFTLKSKIAVILNISEDHINRYPQGFQQYKKTKTSIYSQAEICIINSKDKLNNTIHNKGQNWISFGTKKSDYYISSKNNDTILCYKNNKILNTNEILLSGNHNYNNILVSIAISDAMKFSRNDSINTLKNFSNLPHRCQIITSKKGIDWINDSKSTNVNSTKAALNSIKTTGTIRLLLGGDSKSANFNMLKIYFHKLKIKIYCFGKDGIKLSKICRKKSIYVKDLKRAMILIAKQVKSGDTVLLSPGCSSLDQFSNFEERGDLFIRLTKKIT
- a CDS encoding phospho-N-acetylmuramoyl-pentapeptide-transferase yields the protein MLIFCNKYFNCNLNTISYIPYRAILSLLTSFFINLYIGPYFIYYLKKLQKYQIIRKNGPRTHHLKNNIPTMGGIFIIFSIFVSTILYCNLSNIYIWYVISVLIGYGGIGIIDDYKKIKYKNSKGLTLKWKYFWLSILAFGLIYLINIYNKNIISTELIIPFYIKNSFEINYLYIFLAYFVIVGTSNAVNLTDGLDGLSIMPVIFLTIGFTLISLFSGNINSSNFLHVHYVENSGELAILCMAIIGSGLGFLWFNSYPAKVFMGDVGSLSLGGALGTIAILLHQELLLIIMGGIFVFETISVILQIISFKIRKKRILKMAPIHHHYELKGILEPLIVIRFWIVSLILLLIGLISLQVC